One Gemmatimonadota bacterium genomic window, GCGAATAGGAATAATATGTAATACCAATGTTTGCGTATGATCGAGGGAAACAGCACGATAGCCATCGCAGTTCCGCCGTAAGACAATTCACGGATGGCGGCTATCGACATCGAACTACCGGGCTGCTGCGTGGTTGAAGCCGGACCGGTCGCCGATCGTCCCCTCCACCCCGAAGAGGCGTCGGCCGTGGCACGCGCGATACCGAAACGAAGGCGCCAGTTTGCCAGCGGGCGTTATTTCGCGCGCAGGGCACTGCACAGGCTGGCCGGTGTCTCCCCACCCATCCCGCGCGGCGACCGGGGCCGCCCGGTGTGGCCTCGAGGTTTCATCGGTTCCATCAGTCATAGCGAAGCGCTGGCGGCAGCGGCGGTGTCCACAGGCCCACTGCGTGGTATCGGCATCGATGTGGAGGATGCGCAACGCTTCGCGCGCAGCAATCCCCGCCTGCACGGCAAACTGT contains:
- a CDS encoding 4'-phosphopantetheinyl transferase superfamily protein produces the protein MAAIDIELPGCCVVEAGPVADRPLHPEEASAVARAIPKRRRQFASGRYFARRALHRLAGVSPPIPRGDRGRPVWPRGFIGSISHSEALAAAAVSTGPLRGIGIDVEDAQRFARSNPRLHGKLFTPAERSRTLSRPVEAAVTFSAKEAAYKAVNPLVGRYIGFREVTVEIDWDGLAFRVRYVGEHEPNRLLDRGYGRFCCLDGQVVTLFFIDQARD